Proteins encoded in a region of the Synergistaceae bacterium DZ-S4 genome:
- a CDS encoding restriction endonuclease subunit S has product MIAEQLKKSILQAAIQGKLTQQLPEDGDARDLLKEIQKEKARLIKEGKIKKEKPLPEITEDEIPFEIPENWCWVRLGQIGDWAAGATPSRSNVEFYNNGSIPWLKTGDLNDGIINDVSEYITEYALKNTSVKLNPKGTVLIAMYGATIGKVGLLNIEAATNQACCGCRPIVGVFNWYLFYYLMSHKDDFISQGAGGAQPNISREKIVGNIIPLPPFKEQKRIVEHIEELLPEIESLKNDETKLEELQKSFPKKMKDAILQYAIQGKLTQQLPEDGDARDLLKEIQKEKARLIKEGKIKKEKPLPEITEDEIPFETPENWCWVRLGEIVYYRMGKTPSRHEEKYWGNDVQWVSISDMSKNGIIISTKEKISLNAFNEVFNSKSSPAGTLIMSFKLTVGRVSMLGIDAVHNEAIISIFPFLEKQISKDYLFKVLPMVSQWGNTKDAIKGKTLNSTSISSLILPLPPISEQLRIVKKLDDILPVLEKHF; this is encoded by the coding sequence ATGATCGCCGAACAACTAAAAAAATCCATCCTGCAGGCAGCCATTCAAGGCAAGCTCACCCAGCAGCTTCCCGAAGACGGCGATGCAAGGGACCTGCTTAAAGAGATCCAGAAAGAAAAAGCCCGACTCATCAAAGAGGGAAAAATCAAAAAAGAAAAGCCCCTGCCCGAAATCACAGAAGACGAAATTCCGTTTGAGATCCCGGAGAATTGGTGCTGGGTTAGGTTGGGGCAAATTGGTGATTGGGCAGCCGGTGCTACTCCTAGTAGATCTAATGTTGAATTTTATAATAATGGTTCAATCCCATGGCTTAAAACTGGTGATTTAAACGATGGAATTATAAATGATGTTTCAGAGTATATTACTGAGTATGCTTTAAAAAATACATCAGTAAAACTTAATCCAAAAGGAACAGTGCTAATTGCAATGTATGGTGCCACTATAGGTAAGGTGGGGCTATTAAACATTGAAGCAGCGACTAATCAAGCCTGTTGTGGATGCAGACCAATAGTTGGAGTTTTTAATTGGTACTTATTTTATTACTTGATGTCTCATAAAGATGATTTTATTAGCCAAGGAGCAGGAGGAGCACAACCAAATATTTCTAGAGAAAAAATAGTCGGAAATATTATTCCGTTGCCTCCTTTTAAAGAACAAAAACGTATAGTTGAACATATAGAAGAACTACTACCCGAAATCGAAAGCCTAAAAAACGATGAAACTAAGCTTGAAGAACTGCAAAAGTCTTTCCCCAAAAAGATGAAAGATGCAATCCTCCAATACGCCATCCAGGGCAAGCTCACACAGCAGCTTCCAGAGGACGGCGATGCAAGGGACCTGCTTAAAGAAATCCAGAAAGAAAAAGCCCGACTGATCAAAGAGGGAAAAATCAAAAAAGAAAAGCCCCTCCCCGAAATCACCGAAGACGAGATCCCCTTTGAGACCCCGGAGAATTGGTGTTGGGTGAGGTTGGGGGAGATTGTATATTACAGAATGGGCAAAACCCCTTCAAGACATGAAGAAAAATATTGGGGGAATGATGTTCAATGGGTTTCAATTTCAGATATGTCTAAGAATGGAATTATTATTTCAACCAAAGAAAAAATTAGTCTAAATGCATTTAATGAAGTATTTAATAGTAAATCGTCACCAGCTGGAACTTTGATAATGAGCTTTAAACTGACAGTGGGTCGCGTATCTATGCTTGGTATCGATGCAGTGCATAATGAAGCAATAATATCAATATTTCCTTTTTTAGAAAAACAAATTTCTAAAGATTATTTATTTAAAGTTCTTCCAATGGTTTCGCAATGGGGCAATACAAAAGATGCTATTAAAGGAAAAACGCTAAATTCAACAAGCATTAGCAGTTTAATTTTACCTTTGCCTCCAATCTCAGAACAACTAAGAATAGTAAAAAAATTGGATGATATATTACCTGTACTAGAGAAACATTTTTAG